One window of Tistrella bauzanensis genomic DNA carries:
- the amaB gene encoding L-piperidine-6-carboxylate dehydrogenase, with protein MTRDTAIRPTPADEARAVLKRLGVADAALTAGDRIARSPLDGAEIARLADTSPDEARAAIGRATDAFARWRLVPAPERGRLVALIGDELRAAKEDLGRLVTLEAGKVPAEGLGEVQEMIDICDFAVGLSRQLHGLTIATERTDHRMMETWHPLGPVGVITAFNFPVAVWSWNAALALVCGNPVIWKPSEKTLLTGLAVTALFERAAKRHGNVPDGLAALLIGGRDIGEILVDDPRVPLVSATGSTAMGRMVGPRLAGRFARSILELGGNNAAILQPSADLELALRGIAFSAMGTAGQRCTTLRRLFIHDSIHDSFLPRLKAAYASVKVGDPREAGVLVGPLIDSAAGDAMERALAAARAAGGTVHGGNKVEVMGQGAYYRPALVEMPRQTDIVRHETFAPILYVMRHHDLAEAIAAQNDVPQGLASSIFTNDIRDAERFLSASGSDCGIANVNIGPSGAEIGGAFGGEKETGGGREAGSDAWKAYMRRATNTINYGSTLPLAQGVTFDIG; from the coding sequence ATGACCCGCGACACGGCCATCCGGCCCACCCCCGCAGACGAGGCCCGCGCCGTTCTGAAGCGCCTGGGCGTTGCCGACGCGGCGCTGACCGCCGGCGACCGCATCGCCCGCTCGCCGCTCGATGGCGCCGAGATCGCCCGGCTTGCCGATACGTCGCCCGACGAGGCGCGCGCCGCCATCGGCCGCGCCACCGATGCCTTCGCCCGCTGGCGGCTGGTGCCGGCGCCGGAGCGCGGCCGGCTGGTCGCCCTGATCGGCGACGAATTGCGCGCCGCCAAAGAGGATCTGGGCCGGCTGGTGACGCTGGAAGCCGGTAAGGTGCCGGCCGAGGGGCTGGGCGAGGTTCAGGAGATGATCGACATCTGCGACTTCGCCGTCGGCCTGTCGCGTCAGCTCCACGGCCTGACCATCGCCACCGAGCGCACCGACCACCGGATGATGGAAACCTGGCACCCGCTGGGGCCGGTCGGCGTCATCACCGCGTTCAATTTCCCGGTCGCTGTCTGGTCGTGGAATGCGGCGCTGGCGCTGGTCTGCGGCAATCCGGTGATCTGGAAGCCGTCGGAAAAGACCCTGTTGACCGGGCTTGCGGTGACAGCCCTGTTCGAGCGCGCGGCCAAGCGCCACGGCAATGTTCCCGATGGCCTGGCCGCCCTGCTGATCGGCGGGCGCGACATCGGCGAGATCCTGGTCGACGACCCGCGGGTGCCGCTGGTCTCCGCCACCGGCTCCACCGCCATGGGCCGCATGGTCGGCCCCCGGCTCGCCGGCCGCTTCGCGCGCTCGATCCTGGAACTGGGCGGCAACAATGCCGCGATCCTTCAGCCCTCAGCCGATCTGGAACTGGCGCTGCGCGGCATCGCCTTCTCGGCGATGGGCACCGCCGGCCAGCGCTGCACCACGCTGCGGCGGTTGTTCATCCATGACAGCATCCATGACAGCTTCCTGCCCCGGCTGAAGGCGGCCTATGCCTCGGTGAAGGTCGGCGATCCGCGCGAAGCGGGTGTGCTGGTCGGCCCGCTGATCGACAGCGCCGCCGGCGATGCCATGGAACGCGCACTGGCCGCCGCCCGCGCCGCCGGTGGCACCGTTCATGGCGGGAACAAGGTCGAGGTGATGGGCCAGGGCGCCTATTACCGCCCGGCGCTGGTCGAGATGCCCCGGCAGACCGACATCGTCCGCCACGAGACCTTCGCGCCGATCCTCTATGTCATGCGCCATCATGATCTGGCTGAGGCGATCGCCGCCCAAAACGATGTGCCGCAAGGGCTTGCCTCATCGATCTTCACCAATGACATCAGGGATGCCGAACGCTTCCTGTCGGCATCCGGCTCGGATTGCGGCATCGCCAACGTCAATATCGGCCCGTCCGGCGCCGAGATCGGCGGCGCCTTCGGCGGCGAGAAGGAAACCGGCGGCGGCCGCGAGGCCGGCTCCGACGCCTGGAAGGCCTATATGCGCCGGGCCACCAACACGATCAATTACGGCAGCACCCTGCCGCTGGCCCAGGGCGTCACCTTCGACATCGGCTGA